One segment of Drosophila mauritiana strain mau12 chromosome 3R, ASM438214v1, whole genome shotgun sequence DNA contains the following:
- the LOC117145916 gene encoding charged multivesicular body protein 3, with translation MGLFGKTPSKDPKEQVQEWTHKIRKEGNQLDRQIRSIQREEEKVKRSLKQAAQKNDRDTCVILAKEIVNARKAINRIYTSKAHLSSIQMQMKNQLSTLRVAGSLQKSTEVMQAMQSLVRYPELAGIMRDMSKEMMKAGIIEEMLDETMDSLEESEELEEEASKEVDKVLWEITDGKLGEAPLPPEATPADKASASAARVEVEEDDEEGEELQEMQSRLASLRS, from the exons ATGGGCTTATTCGGCAAAACTCCCAGTAAAGATCCCAAAGAGCAG GTGCAGGAGTGGACGCACAAGATACGGAAAGAGGGCAACCAGCTGGATCGCCAGATCCGAAGTATCCAGCGCGAGGAGGAGAAGGTAAAACGCTCGCTGAAACAGGCAGCACAGAAAAATGACCGCGACACCTGCGTCATTCTTGCCAAGGAGATTGTGAACGCGCGAAAGGCCATCAACCGCATATACACGTCGAAGGCGCACCTCAGCTCAATTCAGATGCAGATGAAAAATCAGCTAT CCACCTTACGAGTAGCAGGATCTCTGCAAAAGTCTACAGAAGTCATGCAAGCTATGCAGAGCCTGGTGCGCTATCCTGAGCTTGCAGGTATTATGCGCGACATGTCAAAGGAAATGATGAAGGCCGGCATTATTGAGGAGATGCTAGACGAGACCATGGACTCGCTGGAGGAGTCCGAGGAACTGGAGGAGGAGGCAAGCAAGGAGGTGGACAAGGTTTTGTGGGAGATCACAGATGGCAAGCTTGGGGAAGCTCCTCTGCCTCCAGAGGCTACACCGGCGGACAAGGCATCTGCGTCTGCTGCGCGCGTCGAGGTTGAGGAGGATGATGAGGAGGGTGAGGAACTGCAAGAGATGCAGAGCCGCCTGGCCTCGCTGCGGTCTTAA
- the LOC117143842 gene encoding ATP-dependent RNA helicase SUV3 homolog, mitochondrial, whose translation MQNCRRCISLAGLLRMPLFLRPSFSNDLSLRRLHRAAFLYSRKKPETNLSTLFKPVQVHANMDSEDVGSELSGKLEKAELLKILNKFTQRREIKSLCNENGLDAYLQQQAFGSFRRFCIEAENLPVDLHITFSDITQGAGHIDDIFPYFLRHAKTVFPHLDCMDDLKKISDLRQPANWYSNARAITRKIVFHAGPTNSGKTYHAMERYLSAKSGVYCGPLKLLATEVYNKANERGTPCDLVTGEERKFGISENSPANHVACTVEMTSVNTPYEVAVIDEIQQIRDPQRGWAWTRAFLGLIADEVHVCGEPGALDLLQKICETTGETVEVRRYDRLTELTVENTALGSLDNIVPGDCIVCFSKHDIYTVSREIEARGKEVAVIYGGLPPGTKLAQAAKFNDPANSCKVMVATDAIGMGLNLSIRRIIFYSLIKPSMNERGEREIDTISVSSALQIAGRAGRFRTQWEHGYVTAFKSEDLQTLQRILAQTPEPIKQAGLHPTADQIELYAYHLPSSSLSNLMDIFVNLCTVDDSLYFMCNIEDFKFLAEMIQHVPLPLRARYVFCCAPINRKMPFVCSMFLKVARQYSRNEPITFDFIKKNCGWPFKLPKTILDLVHLEAVFDVMDLYLWLSYRFMDLFPEAAYVRDAQKELDEIIQQGVFQITRLLKNTEASQDGDISNYAIRRITHAKEPRLPSLSRGRLTERLLAQGLLTPGMLSELRKEWDAQQVGKSNLQSNENSETVVNSDDEDNYSGIGRKTRKKRRK comes from the exons ATGCAAAACTGCAGGCGCTGCATCAGCCTAGCGGGCCTTTTGCGGATGCCACTCTTCCTGCGTCCGTCCTTTTCAAATGATTTGTCCCTGCGTCGACTGCACCGTGCGGCTTTTTTATATTCCCGGAAAAAACCAGAAACGAACTTGTCCACGCTGTTCAAGCCAGTACAGGTGCACGCCAATATGGATTCAGAGGACGTAGGTTCCGAGCTGTCGGGCAAACTGGAAAAGGCTGAGCTGCTGAAGATTCTCAATAAGTTCACCCAACGTCGCGAAATCAAGTCACTTTGCAACGAAAACGGACTGGACG CCTACCTACAGCAACAGGCCTTTGGCTCATTCCGAAGATTCTGCATCGAGGCAGAAAACCTTCCAGTAGATCTGCACATAACCTTTAGCGATATAACGCAGGGAGCGGGTCATATCGATGACATCTTCCCGTACTTCCTACGACACGCAAAGACAGTATTCCCGCACCTGGACTGCATGGACGACCTGAAAAAGATTTCCGACCTGAGGCAGCCTGCGAACTGGTATAGCAACGCTCGCGCCATCACCCGAAAGATTGTTTTTCATGCAGGACCCACAAACTCCGGTAAGACTTACCACGCCATGGAGAGATACCTGAGTGCGAAGTCTGGGGTCTACTGCGGGCCACTAAAGCTTCTAGCAACCGAGGTGTACAACAAGGCCAACGAACGTGGCACACCCTGCGATCTTGTCACAGGCGAGGAGCGCAAATTCGGCATAAGCGAAAATTCGCCAGCCAATCACGTCGCGTGCACAGTGGAAATGACCTCGGTCAACACTCCAT ATGAGGTGGCTGTAATCGACGAAATACAACAGATCCGCGACCCCCAGCGGGGATGGGCTTGGACGCGGGCCTTCCTCGGACTGATCGCGGATGAAGTGCATGTTTGTGGTGAGCCAGGCGCATTGGACCTCCTGCAGAAAATTTGCGAAACCACTGGCGAAACTGTTGAAGTGCGGCGGTACGATCGGCTGACGGAGCTGACTGTCGAAAATACCGCTTTAGGATCATTGGACAATATAGTTCCTGGCGACTGCATTGTGTGCTTCAGCAAACATGATATATATACGGTTTCACGAGAAATCGAAGCACG AGGGAAGGAGGTAGCTGTGATATATGGGGGCCTGCCCCCAGGTACCAAGCTAGCCCAAGCTGCTAAGTTTAATGATCCTGCCAATAGCTGCAAGGTAATGGTGGCGACTGACGCCATCGGTATGGGCTTGAACCT GAGCATTCGTCGAATCATATTTTACTCACTGATCAAGCCGTCGATGAATGAGCGAGGGGAGCGCGAGATCGACACAATATCGGTTTCCTCCGCACTTCAGATTGCGGGAAGAGCGGGCCGGTTCCGAACTCAGTGGGAGCACGGATATGTAACTGCCTTCAAGTCCGAGGACTTGCAAACCCTACAGCGTATATTGGCTCAGACACCTGAGCCGATAAAGCAGGCGGGCTTGCATCCCACGGCCGATCAGATTGAGCTCTACGCCTACCACCTGCCAAGCTCGTCTTTGAGCAACCTAATGGACATATTCGTGAATCTGTGCACTGTCGATGATTCCCTATACTTTATGTGCAACATTGAAGACTTTAAGTTCTTGGCCGAAATGATACAACATGTTCCTCTGCCCTTGCGGGCCCGCTATGTGTTCTGCTGTGCACCTATTAATCGCAAGATGCCGTTTGTTTGCTCGATGTTCCTTAAGGTAGCACGGCAATACAGCCGCAACGAGCCTATTACCtttgattttataaaaaaaaactgtggCTGGCCGTTCAAGCTACCCAAGACGATATTGGATCTGGTCCATCTGGAGGCCGTCTTTGACGTGATGGATCTGTATCTTTGGCTAAG CTATCGGTTCATGGATCTCTTCCCTGAAGCGGCCTATGTGCGAGATGCCCAGAAGGAACTGGACGAAATTATACAGCAGGGCGTTTTCCAAATAACTCGCTTGCTTAAAAATACCGAGGCGAGTCAGGACGGAGATATATCAAACTATGCAATCCGCCGAATAACGCACGCGAAGGAGCCTCGTCTACCCAGCTTGTCGCGTGGCCGTCTCACCGAAAGGTTACTTGCGCAGGGTCTTCTTACCCCAGGCATGCTTAGCGAGCTACGCAAGGAATGGGACGCCCAGCAAGTTGGCAAATCCAATTTGCAATCAAATGAAAATTCGGAAACAGTGGTGAATAGCGACGACGAGGATAATTACTCAGGGATCGGGCGAAAGACAAGGAAAAAACGCAGAAAATGA
- the LOC117143843 gene encoding synaptotagmin-14 isoform X2, with amino-acid sequence MIVTSASGLDSTPTLGTIEVTTLLGAFFGVLVLLLLLFLFISRKCCFHYRHAINCCDERHLAVKCVQKITRKRRYENTSSDSEEDILRRLRWHQQHQLGEKPGGYGLGISQANPLTAQSFNYHQAGAGADLQRVTVSRDPLAIAERGKVGIPSSHSECSSNDSMEVSVDSHTGILAGLSKVPHPATAFRNPCTEHRAKTQALRYQHRVNVAAPLKPDKERDNVLVVPMVNAYSINNNNNNSITTSNNHPSSNNNDDEPLFDTSDLRSIKSDDLLVGVDQKEPPVQRGTIELELSLLYDAPMRKMTVHVMQAKNLPPLGSGQTTHTQVRMLMLPSKKQKLKTKIRSGENPQYMESFLLHRVNPEDVNNMGLRVRLYGCERLRKERLIGEAYVSFATVDLELETNLWLPLEPRNTSSGLGSTSDLLSLARSESAGSTSSMQHGGVSELLLGLSYNGVTGRLSVEIIKGSQFRSLTLNKAPDTYVKMVMVSSIGQEISRAKTSIRRGQPNPLFKETFAFQVALFQLNDVTLMISVYAKRHMKKNEMVGWFSLGLNSSGSEEVAHWADVCEMPKGEMLARWHVLVDS; translated from the exons ATGATTGTTACCTCCGCTTCTGGCCTGGATAGCACTCCGACGCTCG GCACCATCGAGGTGACCACTCTGCTGGGCGCCTTTTTCGGCGTCCTCGTTCTACTGCTCCTGTTGTTTCTTTTCATCAGTCGTAAGTGCTGTTTTCACTACCGCCATGCCATCAACTGCTGCGACGAGCGCCACCTGGCTGTCAAGTGTGTCCAGAAGATCA CTCGCAAGAGGCGTTACGAGAACACCAGCTCCGACTCGGAGGAAGACATCTTGCGGCGCCTGCGGTGGCACCAACAGCACCAACTGGGCGAGAAGCCTGGTGGATACGGGCTGGGAATCAGCCAGGCTAATCCGCTGACGGCGCAGAGCTTCAACTACCACCAAGCAGGCGCCGGTGCCGACCTGCAGCGGGTGACGGTGTCGCGAGACCCCTTAGCCATCGCCGAGCGTGGCAAGGTTGGAATCCCGTCGTCGCACAGTGAGTGCAGCTCGAACGACTCCATGGAGGTCTCCGTGGACAGTCACACAGGCATCTTGGCCGGTCTGAGCAAAG TTCCCCACCCGGCGACAGCCTTCCGCAATCCGTGTACAGAACACCGGGCCAAGACCCAGGCTCTGAGGTACCAGCACCGGGTCAACGTGGCTGCTCCGCTAAAGCCGGACAAGGAACGGGACAACGTGCTGGTGGTGCCCATGGTCAATGCCTACAGcattaacaacaacaacaacaactcaatTACGACCAGCAATAACCatcccagcagcaacaacaacgatgaC GAACCCCTATTTGACACCAGCGACTTGCGCTCGATCAAGTCGGATGACCTACTGGTGGGTGTGGACCAGAAGGAGCCGCCCGTGCAGAGGGGTACCATCGAGCTGGAGCTGTCGCTGCTGTACGACGCCCCAATGCGGAAAATGACGGTGCACGTGATGCAGGCCAAAAACCTTCCGCCCCTGGGTAGTGGGCAGACGACCCACACGCAGGTCCGGATGCTGATGCTGCCGAGCAAAAAGCAGAAGCTCAAAACCAAGATCCGTAGCGGTGAAAACCCACAGTATATGGAGAGCTTTCTTCTGCACCGCGTCAATCCAGAAGATGTGAACAACATGGGGCTGCGCGTGCGGCTTTACGGCTGCGAGCGCCTGCGCAAGGAACGCCTTATTGGGGAGGCGTATGTGAGCTTCGCCACGGTTGACCTTGAACTGGAGACAAACCTATGGCTGCCGCTGGAGCCCCGCAACACCTCGTCGGGCCTGGGTTCTACCAGCGATCTGTTAAGCCTGGCTCGGTCAGAAAGCGCGGGCTCCACCTCGTCCATGCAGCACGGGGGCGTCTCCGAGTTGCTGCTGGGTTTGAGCTACAACGGGGTCACCGGGCGGCTGAGCGTTGAGATCATCAAGGGCAGCCAGTTCCGTAGCTTGACGCTGAACAAGGCGCCCGACACATACGTTAAAATGGTTATGGTCAGCAGCATCGGACAAGAGATCTCCCGGGCCAAAACGTCAATCCGCAGGGGTCAGCCCAACCCGCTTTTTAAGGAGACATTCGCCTTTCAGGTGGCACTGTTCCAGCTCAACGATGTTACTCTAATGATCTCAGTGTACGCCAAGCGGCACATGAAGAAAAACGAGATGGTCGGCTGGTTCAGCCTGGGTCTGAACTCGTCCGGATCGGAGGAAGTGGCCCATTGGGCAGACGTGTGCGAGATGCCCAAGGGCGAGATGCTGGCGCGTTGGCATGTGCTGGTGGACTCCTGA
- the LOC117143843 gene encoding synaptotagmin-14 isoform X1, protein MIVTSASGLDSTPTLGTIEVTTLLGAFFGVLVLLLLLFLFISRKCCFHYRHAINCCDERHLAVKCVQKITRKRRYENTSSDSEEDILRRLRWHQQHQLGEKPGGYGLGISQANPLTAQSFNYHQAGAGADLQRVTVSRDPLAIAERGKVGIPSSHSECSSNDSMEVSVDSHTGILAGLSKATTTVPHPATAFRNPCTEHRAKTQALRYQHRVNVAAPLKPDKERDNVLVVPMVNAYSINNNNNNSITTSNNHPSSNNNDDEPLFDTSDLRSIKSDDLLVGVDQKEPPVQRGTIELELSLLYDAPMRKMTVHVMQAKNLPPLGSGQTTHTQVRMLMLPSKKQKLKTKIRSGENPQYMESFLLHRVNPEDVNNMGLRVRLYGCERLRKERLIGEAYVSFATVDLELETNLWLPLEPRNTSSGLGSTSDLLSLARSESAGSTSSMQHGGVSELLLGLSYNGVTGRLSVEIIKGSQFRSLTLNKAPDTYVKMVMVSSIGQEISRAKTSIRRGQPNPLFKETFAFQVALFQLNDVTLMISVYAKRHMKKNEMVGWFSLGLNSSGSEEVAHWADVCEMPKGEMLARWHVLVDS, encoded by the exons ATGATTGTTACCTCCGCTTCTGGCCTGGATAGCACTCCGACGCTCG GCACCATCGAGGTGACCACTCTGCTGGGCGCCTTTTTCGGCGTCCTCGTTCTACTGCTCCTGTTGTTTCTTTTCATCAGTCGTAAGTGCTGTTTTCACTACCGCCATGCCATCAACTGCTGCGACGAGCGCCACCTGGCTGTCAAGTGTGTCCAGAAGATCA CTCGCAAGAGGCGTTACGAGAACACCAGCTCCGACTCGGAGGAAGACATCTTGCGGCGCCTGCGGTGGCACCAACAGCACCAACTGGGCGAGAAGCCTGGTGGATACGGGCTGGGAATCAGCCAGGCTAATCCGCTGACGGCGCAGAGCTTCAACTACCACCAAGCAGGCGCCGGTGCCGACCTGCAGCGGGTGACGGTGTCGCGAGACCCCTTAGCCATCGCCGAGCGTGGCAAGGTTGGAATCCCGTCGTCGCACAGTGAGTGCAGCTCGAACGACTCCATGGAGGTCTCCGTGGACAGTCACACAGGCATCTTGGCCGGTCTGAGCAAAG CCACAACCACAGTTCCCCACCCGGCGACAGCCTTCCGCAATCCGTGTACAGAACACCGGGCCAAGACCCAGGCTCTGAGGTACCAGCACCGGGTCAACGTGGCTGCTCCGCTAAAGCCGGACAAGGAACGGGACAACGTGCTGGTGGTGCCCATGGTCAATGCCTACAGcattaacaacaacaacaacaactcaatTACGACCAGCAATAACCatcccagcagcaacaacaacgatgaC GAACCCCTATTTGACACCAGCGACTTGCGCTCGATCAAGTCGGATGACCTACTGGTGGGTGTGGACCAGAAGGAGCCGCCCGTGCAGAGGGGTACCATCGAGCTGGAGCTGTCGCTGCTGTACGACGCCCCAATGCGGAAAATGACGGTGCACGTGATGCAGGCCAAAAACCTTCCGCCCCTGGGTAGTGGGCAGACGACCCACACGCAGGTCCGGATGCTGATGCTGCCGAGCAAAAAGCAGAAGCTCAAAACCAAGATCCGTAGCGGTGAAAACCCACAGTATATGGAGAGCTTTCTTCTGCACCGCGTCAATCCAGAAGATGTGAACAACATGGGGCTGCGCGTGCGGCTTTACGGCTGCGAGCGCCTGCGCAAGGAACGCCTTATTGGGGAGGCGTATGTGAGCTTCGCCACGGTTGACCTTGAACTGGAGACAAACCTATGGCTGCCGCTGGAGCCCCGCAACACCTCGTCGGGCCTGGGTTCTACCAGCGATCTGTTAAGCCTGGCTCGGTCAGAAAGCGCGGGCTCCACCTCGTCCATGCAGCACGGGGGCGTCTCCGAGTTGCTGCTGGGTTTGAGCTACAACGGGGTCACCGGGCGGCTGAGCGTTGAGATCATCAAGGGCAGCCAGTTCCGTAGCTTGACGCTGAACAAGGCGCCCGACACATACGTTAAAATGGTTATGGTCAGCAGCATCGGACAAGAGATCTCCCGGGCCAAAACGTCAATCCGCAGGGGTCAGCCCAACCCGCTTTTTAAGGAGACATTCGCCTTTCAGGTGGCACTGTTCCAGCTCAACGATGTTACTCTAATGATCTCAGTGTACGCCAAGCGGCACATGAAGAAAAACGAGATGGTCGGCTGGTTCAGCCTGGGTCTGAACTCGTCCGGATCGGAGGAAGTGGCCCATTGGGCAGACGTGTGCGAGATGCCCAAGGGCGAGATGCTGGCGCGTTGGCATGTGCTGGTGGACTCCTGA